A single Euwallacea similis isolate ESF13 chromosome 1, ESF131.1, whole genome shotgun sequence DNA region contains:
- the LOC136413199 gene encoding protein suex-1-like — MKQHKFCVALLILIGVIALASGFQTGVTGATISKELDSYPSAVERQKRSPIPEPLRGGFGGGFGRGFGGGFGRGFGGGFGGGRGFGGGFGRGFGGGFGKGFGGGFGRGFGGRGFGGPRFYGGGFVPFPLIVRRRPYYWYY, encoded by the exons atgaagcagCATAAATTTTGTGTGGCATTATTGATTCTTATAGGAGTGATTGCTTTAGCTTCAGGATTCCAAACTGGAGTAACTGGCGCTACAATTAGTAAGG AGCTTGATTCATATCCATCAGCGGTAGAAAGGCAAAAAAGGTCCCCTATCCCTGAACCCCTAAGAGGAGGTTTCGGAGGGGGCTTCGGAAGAGGGTTTGGAGGAGGATTCGGAAGAGGTTTTGGAGGAGGATTCGGAGGAGGCAGAG GATTTGGAGGAGGATTTGGTAGGGGCTTTGGCGGTGGCTTCGGCAAAGGCTTTGGCGGTGGCTTCGGCAGGGGATTTGGGGGTAGAGGTTTCGGAGGGCCGCGCTTCTACGGAGGTGGCTTTGTTCCATTTCCACTAATTGTCCGACGCCGACCATATTATTGGtattactaa